A genomic window from Streptococcus sanguinis includes:
- a CDS encoding ECF transporter S component, which translates to MAKIAILSALCVAFRYAFSFLPNVQPISAIFFLIVIFEDLQTSLLVMAVTMFTSAFLLGMSPIVLFQLLSFGLILCLWRLLYPRLNLVGQGIAAALLSFGYGIAIDTLTALLYNYHWWSYAIINALTFNIAHGLSTLFFYPLLYPILRRLYNEKNL; encoded by the coding sequence ATGGCTAAAATTGCCATCCTATCGGCTCTATGTGTGGCCTTTCGCTATGCATTTTCCTTTTTGCCCAATGTGCAGCCTATCTCAGCTATCTTTTTCCTGATCGTTATCTTTGAGGATTTGCAGACTTCACTCCTAGTGATGGCTGTGACGATGTTTACATCAGCCTTTCTTTTGGGGATGAGTCCGATCGTCCTCTTTCAGTTGCTGTCCTTTGGACTAATTCTTTGCCTTTGGCGGCTGCTCTATCCTCGGTTAAATTTAGTGGGACAGGGAATAGCAGCAGCTCTCCTATCCTTTGGCTATGGCATTGCCATCGATACACTGACAGCCTTGCTGTACAACTATCACTGGTGGTCTTATGCGATTATCAACGCTTTGACCTTCAATATAGCGCACGGACTGTCGACCTTGTTTTTTTACCCACTCTTGTACCCTATTTTAAGGAGGCTCTATAATGAAAAAAATCTTTAG
- a CDS encoding outer membrane protein assembly factor BamE, which produces MKKVSFYALSLLSLLALSACMPAKQTQQRKKTPSSLKASKSSSPTKESSKKISSSSEEDEDYSTSSSSNTRKDPNAQISLIDQGEALEALGDIPEIPKWAEFKTIKVESLIGSAGPTPSTKDEVVSKMGPADSDMGSGGFWRGTDYSILISFSDQGAATTKTASLPNPKKISNLKDVEPGMSAQEVVAKHGRPETIAVFGHSTVFGWEGQDGKDYSVMFDQDKVYQIVEP; this is translated from the coding sequence ATGAAAAAAGTTAGCTTCTATGCCCTCAGCCTTCTCTCTCTGCTAGCTCTCTCAGCCTGCATGCCTGCCAAGCAGACGCAGCAAAGAAAAAAGACACCTAGCTCCCTCAAAGCTTCGAAAAGTTCATCCCCAACAAAGGAATCTAGCAAAAAAATCTCATCTTCCAGTGAGGAAGATGAAGACTACTCTACTTCTTCTAGCTCTAATACTCGCAAGGATCCTAATGCTCAAATCAGCCTAATTGACCAAGGAGAAGCTCTGGAAGCCCTTGGCGATATCCCCGAAATTCCAAAGTGGGCTGAATTTAAAACCATAAAAGTCGAGTCACTTATCGGATCTGCTGGTCCTACTCCCAGCACCAAAGATGAGGTTGTCAGCAAAATGGGACCCGCTGACTCAGATATGGGAAGTGGTGGCTTTTGGAGAGGAACTGATTACAGCATCTTGATAAGTTTTAGTGATCAGGGAGCAGCAACTACCAAGACAGCAAGCCTACCCAATCCTAAGAAAATCAGCAATCTCAAGGATGTAGAACCTGGGATGTCTGCACAGGAGGTCGTTGCTAAACATGGACGGCCAGAAACAATTGCAGTCTTTGGCCACTCAACCGTTTTTGGATGGGAAGGTCAGGATGGCAAAGATTACAGCGTCATGTTCGATCAAGATAAAGTCTATCAAATCGTTGAACCGTAA
- a CDS encoding CtsR family transcriptional regulator, which translates to MGAKNTSDSIEAYIKSILAQAGMVELKRSELADVFQVVPSQINYVIKTRFTESRGYIVESKRGGGGYIRIGKIEFSDQHQMLCGLCDSVGERVSQQVFTDVIQLLFDEKIMTEREGNLILSTASDSILGDGAAVIRARILKKILQQLDRKGMES; encoded by the coding sequence ATGGGTGCAAAAAACACATCGGATAGTATTGAAGCATATATCAAGTCTATTCTGGCTCAGGCAGGGATGGTTGAACTGAAACGCAGTGAGCTGGCTGATGTTTTTCAGGTGGTTCCCAGTCAGATTAACTATGTGATTAAGACACGTTTTACGGAAAGTCGGGGCTATATCGTTGAGAGTAAGCGTGGTGGCGGCGGCTATATTCGAATTGGAAAGATTGAATTTTCCGACCAGCATCAGATGCTTTGTGGCCTGTGCGACAGTGTGGGAGAGCGTGTCAGCCAGCAGGTTTTCACAGATGTTATTCAGCTTCTTTTTGATGAGAAGATTATGACTGAACGTGAGGGCAATCTAATCTTGTCAACAGCATCGGACTCGATTTTAGGTGATGGAGCTGCGGTGATTCGTGCCCGGATATTAAAAAAGATTTTACAACAACTAGACAGAAAAGGAATGGAATCATAA
- the rpmG gene encoding 50S ribosomal protein L33 produces MALKKASLACTVCGSRNYSVKLSSTPKPTRLEVNKFCKHCSKYTLHKETR; encoded by the coding sequence ATGGCATTAAAAAAAGCGAGTCTAGCGTGTACAGTCTGCGGTTCTAGGAACTACTCGGTTAAGCTCAGTAGCACTCCAAAACCAACGCGTTTAGAAGTTAATAAATTTTGTAAGCATTGCAGTAAATATACGCTGCATAAAGAAACTAGATAG
- the nusG gene encoding transcription termination/antitermination protein NusG: MDSFDKGWFVLQTYSGYENKVKENLLQRAQTYNMLENILRVEIPTQTVQVEKNGKTKEIEENRFPGYVLVEMVMTDEAWFVVRNTPNVTGFVGSHGNRSKPTPLLEEEIRNILISMGQTVQEFDLDVKVGDTVRIIDGAFTDYTGKITEIDNNKVKMIISMFGNDTVAEVNLSQIAEL; encoded by the coding sequence ATGGACAGTTTTGACAAAGGCTGGTTTGTATTGCAGACCTACTCAGGCTATGAAAACAAGGTAAAAGAAAATCTTTTGCAGCGCGCTCAGACTTATAATATGCTGGAAAATATCTTGCGCGTGGAAATCCCTACTCAGACCGTGCAAGTAGAGAAAAATGGCAAGACCAAGGAAATCGAAGAAAATCGCTTCCCTGGTTATGTTTTGGTGGAAATGGTAATGACAGACGAAGCCTGGTTTGTCGTGCGGAATACTCCGAATGTAACAGGATTTGTCGGTTCACACGGAAACCGCTCTAAACCAACGCCACTCTTGGAAGAAGAGATTCGCAACATTCTCATCTCCATGGGTCAAACAGTGCAGGAATTTGACTTGGATGTCAAGGTTGGGGATACTGTTCGTATCATAGATGGTGCCTTCACTGACTATACAGGTAAGATTACGGAAATTGATAATAACAAGGTCAAGATGATTATTTCCATGTTTGGCAATGACACGGTAGCTGAAGTTAATCTCAGCCAGATTGCAGAGCTTTAA
- a CDS encoding transcriptional regulator — protein sequence MKEKIAIVFGTFAPLHQGHIDLIQKAKRSYDKVHVVVSGYQGDRGQEVGLSLQKRFRYTRETFADDELTQVYKLDETSFPRYPLGWDKWLPALLELVGYDAEREELIFFVGEADYQAELEKRDFKTSLEARQFGISATMIRENPSCYWKYIAQPFRRHFTKKVLIMGSASNGKTTLAKDLARYYDAPVSLEYAREYQIQNNVRDDELTPKDYYYLLLGQYAQTSRLIDSSANRGLVVADTNSLVTKAYYDYYLKESPVQDEETDTFDNLFASILSKEKWDLILFAEPVGAYVNDGFRDMSMADEAIRSDFSSYLKKLKEQCLAHIPTVYLAGSYLDNYQAAKEAIDMIYQAD from the coding sequence ATGAAAGAAAAAATTGCAATCGTATTTGGAACCTTTGCTCCCTTGCATCAGGGGCATATCGATTTGATTCAGAAGGCTAAGCGTTCTTATGATAAGGTGCACGTGGTGGTTTCTGGTTATCAGGGAGACCGTGGGCAGGAAGTAGGTCTGTCTCTGCAGAAGCGTTTTCGATATACGCGGGAGACTTTCGCAGATGATGAGTTAACACAGGTTTATAAGCTAGATGAAACTTCCTTTCCTCGTTACCCTCTGGGTTGGGACAAGTGGCTGCCAGCTTTATTGGAGTTGGTGGGTTATGATGCAGAACGGGAGGAGTTGATTTTCTTTGTTGGAGAAGCTGACTATCAGGCGGAGTTAGAAAAGCGTGATTTCAAAACTTCTTTAGAGGCGCGCCAGTTTGGTATCTCGGCTACCATGATTCGGGAAAATCCTAGTTGTTATTGGAAATATATCGCCCAACCGTTCCGACGTCACTTTACCAAGAAAGTGCTGATTATGGGCAGCGCCAGCAATGGTAAAACGACTTTGGCCAAGGACTTAGCTCGTTACTATGATGCTCCGGTTAGTCTGGAATATGCTCGAGAATACCAGATTCAAAATAACGTGCGAGATGATGAGCTGACCCCTAAAGACTATTATTATTTGCTCTTAGGACAATATGCTCAGACTTCCCGATTAATTGACAGCAGCGCCAACCGTGGTCTGGTCGTGGCTGATACAAATTCGTTGGTAACCAAGGCCTACTATGATTACTATCTGAAAGAAAGTCCGGTTCAAGACGAGGAAACAGATACTTTTGACAATCTCTTTGCCAGCATCTTGTCTAAGGAAAAATGGGATTTAATTCTCTTTGCTGAGCCAGTTGGAGCCTATGTCAACGATGGCTTTCGCGATATGAGTATGGCAGATGAGGCTATACGAAGTGATTTTTCAAGCTATCTGAAAAAGCTGAAGGAGCAGTGCTTGGCTCATATTCCGACGGTCTATCTGGCTGGCAGTTATTTGGACAATTATCAGGCGGCCAAAGAAGCAATCGACATGATTTATCAAGCGGATTAA
- a CDS encoding elongation factor Ts, which produces MAEITAKLVKELREKSGAGVMDAKKALVETDGDIEKAIELLREKGMAKAAKKADRVAAEGLTGVYVNGNVAAVVEVNAETDFVAKNAQFVDLVNATAKVIAEGKPANNEEALALTMPSGETLEAAYVSATATIGEKISFRRFALIEKTDAQHFGAYQHNGGRIGVISVIDGGDDALAKQISMHIAAMKPTVLSYKELDEQFVKDELAQLNHVIDQDNESRAMVGKPALPHLKYGSKAQLTDAVVAQAEEDIKAELAAEGKPEKIWDKIIPGKMDRFMLDNTKVDQAYTLLAQVYIMDDSKTVEAYLESVNASVVEFARFEVGEGIEKAANDFENEVAATMAAALGQN; this is translated from the coding sequence ATGGCAGAAATTACAGCTAAGCTTGTCAAAGAATTGCGTGAAAAATCTGGTGCTGGTGTCATGGACGCTAAGAAAGCACTTGTTGAAACTGATGGTGACATCGAAAAAGCGATTGAATTGCTTCGCGAAAAAGGTATGGCAAAAGCAGCTAAGAAAGCTGATCGTGTTGCCGCTGAAGGTCTGACAGGTGTTTACGTAAACGGTAATGTTGCCGCTGTTGTTGAAGTAAATGCTGAAACTGACTTCGTTGCGAAAAATGCTCAATTTGTTGATTTGGTAAATGCTACTGCGAAAGTAATCGCTGAAGGTAAACCAGCTAACAACGAAGAAGCACTTGCTTTGACGATGCCTTCAGGTGAAACTCTTGAAGCTGCATACGTATCTGCAACTGCAACTATCGGAGAAAAGATCTCATTCCGTCGCTTTGCTTTAATTGAAAAGACAGATGCTCAACACTTTGGTGCTTACCAACACAACGGTGGCCGTATCGGAGTTATCTCAGTTATTGACGGTGGAGACGATGCTCTTGCTAAGCAAATCTCTATGCACATCGCTGCGATGAAACCAACTGTTCTTTCATACAAAGAATTGGACGAGCAATTCGTTAAAGATGAATTGGCACAATTGAACCACGTCATCGATCAAGACAACGAAAGCCGTGCAATGGTTGGTAAACCAGCCCTTCCACACTTGAAATACGGTTCTAAAGCTCAATTGACTGATGCAGTTGTTGCGCAAGCTGAAGAAGATATCAAGGCTGAATTGGCTGCAGAAGGCAAACCAGAAAAGATCTGGGACAAGATCATCCCAGGTAAAATGGATCGCTTCATGCTTGACAATACTAAAGTTGACCAAGCATACACACTTCTTGCACAAGTCTACATCATGGATGACAGCAAGACAGTTGAAGCTTACCTTGAATCAGTAAATGCTTCAGTAGTTGAGTTCGCTCGCTTTGAAGTTGGTGAAGGTATCGAAAAAGCTGCTAACGACTTTGAAAACGAAGTAGCTGCAACAATGGCTGCAGCTCTTGGTCAAAACTAA
- a CDS encoding ATP-dependent Clp protease ATP-binding subunit: MKYSKALIESLEAAQLLAGHFTTDYLESWHLLIALANNPYSVAGSVLNEFPVEVDGFEEAAFQITGQAYQKDGHFELLPFSYRLEELFEEAGQIAEAVRAKHVGTEHVLLAMLFDRGTLASRILEFTGFSYEDKEQGLKISDLRKVLEQRAGWGKEDIKAIRSLNKGVMAAKQTMANMMGMPASTSGGLEDYTRDLTELARDGRLEPVIGRDQEISRIVQILSRKTKNNPVLVGDAGVGKTALALGLAQRVAAGQVPAELAKMRVLELDLMNVVAGTRFRGDFEERMNNIINDIEEDGHVILFIDELHTIMGSGSGIDSTLDAANILKPALARGTLRTVGATTQEEYQKHIEKDAALSRRFAKVSIEEPNVADSIAILQGLRKSYEDHHKVQISDQAIETAVKYAHRYLTSKHLPDSAIDLLDEASATVQNRGPQNYEQSDLTPVDQALMAVDFKKVSKLLKQEQQPKLYKLKVEEDDVLATLSTLSGIPVQKLTQTDAKKYLNLETELHKRVIGQDEAISAISRAIRRNQSGIRSSKRPIGSFMFLGPTGVGKTELAKALAESLFDDESALIRFDMSEYMEKFAASRLNGAPPGYVGYEEGGELTEKVRNRPYSVLLFDEVEKAHPDIFNVLLQVLDDGQLTDSKGRKVDFSNTIIIMTSNLGATSLRDDKTVGFGARDIRLDHANMEKRMLEELKKAYRPEFINRIDEKVVFHSLSAEDMQEVVKVMVKPLIASLAEKGIELKFQSSALKLLAQEGYDVEMGARPLRRTLQTQVEDKLSELLLTGDLTTGQTLKVGVKAGQLKFEVA, encoded by the coding sequence ATGAAATACTCAAAAGCCTTAATAGAAAGCTTGGAAGCAGCCCAGCTCTTGGCCGGCCATTTTACGACAGATTATCTGGAATCATGGCATCTGCTGATTGCTCTGGCTAATAATCCCTACAGCGTTGCTGGTTCAGTTCTCAATGAGTTTCCTGTGGAAGTTGATGGATTTGAAGAAGCAGCTTTTCAGATTACTGGTCAGGCTTATCAGAAAGACGGTCACTTCGAGCTGCTGCCTTTTTCTTATCGTTTAGAGGAGCTGTTTGAGGAGGCGGGGCAGATTGCAGAAGCTGTTCGCGCTAAGCATGTAGGTACCGAACATGTGCTGCTGGCCATGTTATTTGATCGAGGGACCTTGGCCTCTCGTATCCTGGAATTTACCGGCTTTAGCTACGAGGACAAGGAGCAGGGGCTGAAAATCAGTGATTTGCGTAAGGTCTTGGAGCAGCGAGCTGGCTGGGGCAAGGAAGATATCAAGGCTATCCGCAGTCTGAATAAGGGAGTAATGGCTGCTAAGCAGACCATGGCTAATATGATGGGCATGCCGGCTTCTACCAGCGGAGGTCTGGAAGACTACACCCGTGATCTGACGGAGCTGGCTAGAGATGGCCGATTGGAGCCAGTCATTGGCCGTGATCAGGAAATTTCACGGATAGTTCAGATTCTCAGTCGCAAGACTAAAAACAATCCAGTGCTGGTTGGAGATGCTGGGGTTGGTAAGACAGCTCTAGCCTTAGGACTGGCTCAGCGTGTAGCAGCTGGTCAGGTTCCGGCTGAACTTGCTAAGATGCGGGTTTTGGAGCTGGACTTGATGAATGTGGTCGCTGGCACTCGCTTTCGCGGAGACTTCGAGGAGCGGATGAACAACATCATCAATGACATTGAAGAAGATGGTCATGTCATTCTCTTCATCGATGAGCTGCATACTATCATGGGCTCTGGCAGCGGTATTGACTCGACCTTGGATGCGGCCAATATCCTGAAACCGGCTCTGGCTCGCGGAACATTGCGGACAGTTGGTGCTACGACGCAGGAAGAGTATCAGAAACATATTGAAAAAGACGCTGCTCTTTCTCGGCGTTTTGCCAAGGTCAGCATAGAAGAGCCGAATGTGGCTGACAGCATTGCTATTTTGCAAGGCTTGAGAAAGAGCTATGAGGACCATCACAAGGTGCAGATCAGTGATCAGGCTATCGAGACAGCGGTCAAATATGCCCATCGCTATCTGACCAGTAAGCACCTGCCTGACTCTGCCATTGATCTTTTGGACGAGGCCAGTGCGACAGTGCAGAATAGAGGACCGCAGAATTATGAGCAGTCGGATTTGACACCAGTGGATCAAGCCTTGATGGCAGTGGATTTCAAAAAAGTCTCGAAGTTGCTTAAGCAAGAGCAGCAACCCAAGCTCTATAAACTGAAAGTGGAAGAAGACGATGTCTTGGCTACTCTTAGTACTTTATCTGGGATTCCTGTGCAGAAGCTGACCCAGACCGATGCCAAGAAATACCTCAACTTGGAAACAGAACTGCATAAACGCGTGATTGGGCAGGACGAGGCGATTTCAGCTATCAGCCGAGCTATCCGACGAAACCAGTCTGGTATCCGCAGCAGCAAGCGGCCGATTGGCTCCTTTATGTTCCTAGGTCCGACAGGAGTCGGGAAGACAGAGCTAGCCAAGGCCTTGGCCGAAAGTCTCTTTGATGACGAGTCTGCTCTCATACGATTTGATATGAGTGAGTACATGGAGAAATTCGCGGCTAGCCGCCTCAACGGAGCGCCTCCAGGCTATGTAGGCTATGAAGAAGGAGGGGAGCTGACGGAGAAGGTGCGCAACCGACCTTATTCTGTCCTGCTCTTTGACGAGGTGGAAAAGGCGCATCCAGATATTTTCAATGTTCTCCTGCAGGTCTTGGATGATGGTCAGCTGACTGACAGCAAGGGCCGCAAGGTGGACTTCTCCAACACGATTATTATCATGACCAGCAATCTGGGAGCAACCAGTTTGCGGGATGATAAAACGGTGGGCTTTGGGGCGCGGGATATTCGCTTGGACCATGCCAATATGGAAAAACGGATGCTGGAAGAACTCAAGAAAGCATATAGACCAGAATTTATCAACCGTATTGACGAGAAGGTAGTCTTCCACAGCTTATCTGCAGAAGATATGCAGGAGGTGGTCAAGGTTATGGTCAAACCGCTCATTGCCAGTCTTGCTGAGAAGGGAATTGAGCTGAAGTTTCAGTCTAGTGCACTTAAGCTGCTGGCTCAGGAAGGCTACGATGTGGAAATGGGAGCACGGCCATTGCGCCGAACTCTGCAGACTCAGGTAGAGGACAAGCTGTCTGAACTCCTCTTGACAGGAGATTTGACGACGGGTCAAACACTTAAGGTCGGAGTTAAGGCTGGCCAACTCAAGTTCGAAGTGGCTTAG
- the secE gene encoding preprotein translocase subunit SecE, whose translation MKFFKDVFKLLKDTTWPTRKERWTDFISVMEYTAFFVVIIYIFDKVVASGLFQILNIFS comes from the coding sequence GTGAAATTCTTTAAAGATGTTTTTAAATTATTGAAAGATACAACTTGGCCTACCAGAAAAGAAAGATGGACAGATTTTATCTCTGTCATGGAATACACTGCATTCTTTGTGGTAATCATCTATATCTTTGACAAAGTAGTAGCAAGCGGTCTTTTCCAGATTCTGAATATTTTCTCTTAA
- a CDS encoding DUF4430 domain-containing protein encodes MKKIFSLLTLAFALLLVGCGSSQTNTDKSSSSADSSVKKELKISISIAPEGQEKSEKTVAVEEGKTAMDALKKAYKVEEKDGFITSIDGHAQDEAKGLYWMFKVNGEMAPKAANQITVKDGDKLEFYQEVYQQ; translated from the coding sequence ATGAAAAAAATCTTTAGTTTGCTCACACTTGCTTTTGCCCTTCTCCTTGTAGGTTGCGGCAGCAGCCAGACAAATACTGACAAGAGCTCTAGCTCCGCTGATTCTTCTGTCAAAAAGGAACTGAAGATCAGCATCAGTATTGCTCCAGAAGGTCAGGAAAAGAGCGAGAAAACGGTGGCTGTCGAAGAAGGAAAGACAGCCATGGATGCTTTGAAGAAGGCCTATAAGGTCGAAGAAAAAGATGGTTTTATCACGTCTATTGACGGTCATGCTCAGGATGAGGCAAAGGGCCTCTACTGGATGTTTAAGGTCAATGGAGAAATGGCTCCTAAGGCAGCCAATCAAATCACTGTCAAGGATGGAGACAAGCTGGAATTCTACCAAGAAGTCTATCAGCAATAA
- a CDS encoding RluA family pseudouridine synthase, giving the protein MAFCYNKCMKFTLTIPDGLPAMTVKKLLEEQFLIPRKIRHFLRTKKHVSVNGLAINWQTVVKPGDDICLIFDEEDYPQKTILLGQPELVEELYQDQHLIIVNKPEGMKTHANEPTELALLNHVSAYVGETCYVVHRLDKETSGAVLFAKNPFVLPILNRLLEKREISREYWALVQGKFPSKKLIYKDKIGRDRHDRRKRLVDPRKGLFAETHVTRLKQFGQAALVKCQLKTGRTHQIRVHLAHHGHPLVGDPLYHPQPQGRLMLHAHRLTFTHPFTLGKITVEARSDSFEKVLSSLKS; this is encoded by the coding sequence CTGGCTTTCTGCTACAATAAATGTATGAAATTTACACTGACTATCCCAGACGGACTGCCTGCCATGACAGTCAAAAAGCTGCTGGAAGAACAATTTCTCATTCCACGAAAAATCCGGCACTTTCTACGGACCAAGAAGCATGTGTCCGTCAACGGTCTAGCTATCAACTGGCAGACTGTAGTCAAACCCGGAGATGACATCTGCCTGATATTTGACGAGGAGGATTATCCTCAAAAGACAATCTTGCTTGGCCAACCTGAACTCGTAGAAGAGCTCTACCAGGACCAACACCTCATTATCGTCAATAAACCCGAGGGTATGAAAACCCACGCCAATGAGCCGACTGAGCTAGCCCTGCTCAATCATGTTTCGGCTTATGTCGGTGAGACCTGCTATGTCGTCCACCGGCTGGATAAGGAGACTAGCGGTGCTGTCCTCTTCGCCAAGAATCCCTTTGTCCTGCCCATCCTCAATCGGTTGCTGGAAAAGCGAGAAATCAGTCGTGAATATTGGGCTCTGGTCCAAGGCAAGTTCCCAAGCAAAAAGCTTATCTATAAAGACAAGATTGGCCGCGACCGCCATGATCGTAGGAAACGGCTGGTCGACCCACGAAAAGGACTCTTTGCAGAGACTCATGTGACTAGGCTCAAGCAGTTTGGGCAGGCTGCCTTGGTCAAATGCCAACTCAAGACTGGCCGCACCCATCAGATCCGTGTCCATCTGGCTCACCACGGACACCCTCTGGTCGGCGACCCCCTCTATCATCCGCAACCCCAAGGGCGACTTATGCTCCACGCCCATCGACTGACCTTCACCCATCCTTTTACCCTGGGAAAAATCACTGTCGAGGCTCGCTCCGACAGCTTTGAAAAGGTCTTAAGCAGCCTGAAATCATAA
- the rpsB gene encoding 30S ribosomal protein S2, whose protein sequence is MAVISMKQLLEAGVHFGHQTRRWNPKMAKYIFTERNGIHVIDLQQTVKYADQAYDFMRDAAANDAVILFVGTKKQAADAVKEEAERSGQYFINHRWLGGTLTNWSTIQKRVARLKEIKRMEEDGTFEVLPKKEVALLNKQRARLEKFLGGIEDMPRIPDVMYVVDPHKEQIAVKEAKKLGIPVVAMVDTNTDPDDIDVIIPANDDAIRAVKLITAKMADAVIEGRQGEDSVESVEAELAATETQADSIEEIVEVVEGSNE, encoded by the coding sequence ATGGCAGTAATTTCAATGAAACAACTTCTTGAGGCTGGTGTTCACTTTGGTCACCAAACTCGTCGCTGGAACCCTAAGATGGCTAAGTACATCTTCACTGAGCGTAATGGTATCCACGTAATCGACTTGCAGCAAACTGTAAAATATGCTGATCAAGCTTACGACTTTATGCGTGATGCTGCTGCTAACGATGCAGTTATCCTCTTCGTTGGTACTAAGAAGCAAGCTGCTGACGCTGTCAAAGAAGAAGCAGAACGTTCAGGTCAATACTTCATCAACCACCGTTGGTTGGGTGGGACTCTTACAAACTGGTCTACTATCCAAAAACGTGTAGCTCGTTTGAAAGAAATCAAACGCATGGAAGAAGACGGAACTTTCGAAGTTCTTCCTAAGAAAGAAGTCGCTCTTCTCAACAAACAACGCGCTCGTCTTGAAAAATTCTTGGGCGGTATCGAAGATATGCCTCGCATCCCAGATGTGATGTACGTAGTTGACCCTCATAAAGAGCAAATCGCTGTTAAGGAAGCTAAGAAATTAGGTATCCCAGTGGTTGCTATGGTTGATACTAACACTGATCCTGATGATATCGATGTTATCATCCCAGCTAACGACGATGCAATCCGTGCGGTTAAATTAATTACTGCGAAAATGGCTGATGCTGTTATCGAAGGCCGTCAAGGTGAAGATAGCGTTGAATCAGTAGAAGCAGAATTGGCTGCAACTGAAACTCAAGCAGATTCTATCGAAGAAATCGTTGAAGTTGTTGAAGGTTCAAACGAATAA